In a genomic window of Chrysemys picta bellii isolate R12L10 chromosome 1, ASM1138683v2, whole genome shotgun sequence:
- the CGGBP1 gene encoding CGG triplet repeat-binding protein 1 isoform X2, producing the protein MKTIFITSVLPCDCLVKTTMERLGVKATPSHNRSKTALYVTPQDRVTEFGSELHEDGGKLFCTSCNMVLNHVRKSAINDHLKSKTHTKRKAEFEEQSVRKKPRALTASLQCNSATQTEKISVIQDFVKMCLEANIPLEKADHPSVRAFLSRHVKNGSSIPQSDQLRKTYLPDGYENENQLLSMEDC; encoded by the exons ATGAAAACTATCTTCATTACTTCGGTTCTGCCTTGTGATTG CTTAGTGAAAACAACAATGGAGCGACTTGGAGTGAAAGCTACTCCTTCCCATAACCGTTCTAAGACAGCTTTGTACGTGACCCCTCAGGATCGTGTAACCGAGTTTGGGAGTGAACTGCATGAAGATGGAGGGAAATTGTTCTGTACTTCCTGCAATATGGTCCTGAATCACGTTCGCAAATCTGCAATCAATGACCATCTCAAGTCTAAAACTCATACAAAGCGGAAGGCAGAGTTTGAAGAGCAGAGTGTCAGAAAGAAGCCGAGGGCTCTGACTGCTTCTCTCCAATGCAACAGTGCTACTCAGACAGAGAAAATCAGTGTCATCCAGGACTTTGTGAAGATGTGCTTGGAAGCTAACATCCCACTTGAGAAAGCTGACCATCCATCGGTGCGAGCTTTCCTGTCTCGCCACGTGAAGAATGGTAGTTCCATTCCGCAGTCAGATCAGTTAAGGAAAACGTACCTGCCTGATGGATATGAGAATGAGAACCAACTCCTCAGTATGGAAGACTGTTGA
- the CGGBP1 gene encoding CGG triplet repeat-binding protein 1 isoform X1, whose protein sequence is MKTIFITSVLPCDCSLVKTTMERLGVKATPSHNRSKTALYVTPQDRVTEFGSELHEDGGKLFCTSCNMVLNHVRKSAINDHLKSKTHTKRKAEFEEQSVRKKPRALTASLQCNSATQTEKISVIQDFVKMCLEANIPLEKADHPSVRAFLSRHVKNGSSIPQSDQLRKTYLPDGYENENQLLSMEDC, encoded by the exons ATGAAAACTATCTTCATTACTTCGGTTCTGCCTTGTGATTG TAGCTTAGTGAAAACAACAATGGAGCGACTTGGAGTGAAAGCTACTCCTTCCCATAACCGTTCTAAGACAGCTTTGTACGTGACCCCTCAGGATCGTGTAACCGAGTTTGGGAGTGAACTGCATGAAGATGGAGGGAAATTGTTCTGTACTTCCTGCAATATGGTCCTGAATCACGTTCGCAAATCTGCAATCAATGACCATCTCAAGTCTAAAACTCATACAAAGCGGAAGGCAGAGTTTGAAGAGCAGAGTGTCAGAAAGAAGCCGAGGGCTCTGACTGCTTCTCTCCAATGCAACAGTGCTACTCAGACAGAGAAAATCAGTGTCATCCAGGACTTTGTGAAGATGTGCTTGGAAGCTAACATCCCACTTGAGAAAGCTGACCATCCATCGGTGCGAGCTTTCCTGTCTCGCCACGTGAAGAATGGTAGTTCCATTCCGCAGTCAGATCAGTTAAGGAAAACGTACCTGCCTGATGGATATGAGAATGAGAACCAACTCCTCAGTATGGAAGACTGTTGA
- the CGGBP1 gene encoding CGG triplet repeat-binding protein 1 isoform X3 encodes MERLGVKATPSHNRSKTALYVTPQDRVTEFGSELHEDGGKLFCTSCNMVLNHVRKSAINDHLKSKTHTKRKAEFEEQSVRKKPRALTASLQCNSATQTEKISVIQDFVKMCLEANIPLEKADHPSVRAFLSRHVKNGSSIPQSDQLRKTYLPDGYENENQLLSMEDC; translated from the coding sequence ATGGAGCGACTTGGAGTGAAAGCTACTCCTTCCCATAACCGTTCTAAGACAGCTTTGTACGTGACCCCTCAGGATCGTGTAACCGAGTTTGGGAGTGAACTGCATGAAGATGGAGGGAAATTGTTCTGTACTTCCTGCAATATGGTCCTGAATCACGTTCGCAAATCTGCAATCAATGACCATCTCAAGTCTAAAACTCATACAAAGCGGAAGGCAGAGTTTGAAGAGCAGAGTGTCAGAAAGAAGCCGAGGGCTCTGACTGCTTCTCTCCAATGCAACAGTGCTACTCAGACAGAGAAAATCAGTGTCATCCAGGACTTTGTGAAGATGTGCTTGGAAGCTAACATCCCACTTGAGAAAGCTGACCATCCATCGGTGCGAGCTTTCCTGTCTCGCCACGTGAAGAATGGTAGTTCCATTCCGCAGTCAGATCAGTTAAGGAAAACGTACCTGCCTGATGGATATGAGAATGAGAACCAACTCCTCAGTATGGAAGACTGTTGA